The following coding sequences are from one Arachis hypogaea cultivar Tifrunner chromosome 7, arahy.Tifrunner.gnm2.J5K5, whole genome shotgun sequence window:
- the LOC112701989 gene encoding probable serine/threonine-protein kinase PBL23, with the protein MSFFACCTSQHRFHKKTLKKKIKSYHEGKPVPSIFANFSLKTDSSKRNFIEGEIEKLGRGNLTSQIFTYSELCFATRNFHPDYMIGEGGFGRVYKGFLRGTNQVVAVKQLNRNGFQGNREFIVEVLMLSLLHNPYLVNLVGYCADGDQRVLVYEYMVNGSLEDHLFDLPQDKKALDWSTRMKIAEGAARGLEYLHEVANPPVIYRDFKASNILLDEDFNPKLSDFGLAKLGPTGDKTHVSTRVMGTYGYCAPEYASTGQLTTKSDVYSFGVVLLEMITGRRVIDHMRPSGEQNLVTWAYPLLKDRRKFTLMADPLLEGRYPIRGLHQAIAIAAMCLQEDAELRPLISDVVTALNVLARKNVEWSDNNNNSNNSVERMTLID; encoded by the exons ATGAGCTTCTTTGCATGTTGCACATCACAACATAGGTTCCATAAGAAAACTTTGAAGAAGAAAATTAAGAGCTATCATGAAGGAAAACCTGTACCATCAATATTTGCCAATTTCTCTCTCAAAACTG ATAGTAGCAAGCGAAATTTCATCGAAGGCGAAATAGAAAAACTTGGAAGAGGAAATTTAACCTCTCAGATTTTTACTTATTCCGAGCTATGCTTCGCAACCCGGAACTTTCACCCTGACTACATGATTGGTGAAGGAGGCTTTGGAAGAGTATACAAAGGATTCCTTAGAGGAACTAATCAG GTTGTTGCTGTGAAGCAACTTAACAGGAATGGATTTCAAGGAAACAGAGAATTTATAGTAGAGGTTTTGATGTTAAGCCTCTTGCATAATCCTTACCTTGTCAATTTGGTAGGGTATTGTGCTGATGGTGATCAAAGAGTTCTTGTGTATGAGTACATGGTTAATGGTTCTTTAGAAGATCATCTTTTTG ATCTACCTCAAGATAAAAAGGCTTTGGATTGGAGCACAAGAATGAAAATTGCAGAAGGTGCTGCTAGAGGACTTGAATATTTACATGAAGTAGCAAATCCGCCGGTTATATATCGCGATTTCAAGGCATCAAACATACTTTTGGATGAGGATTTCAATCCAAAATTATCAGATTTTGGACTAGCAAAGCTTGGTCCGACCGGCGATAAAACTCATGTGTCAACAAGGGTGATGGGAACTTATGGTTATTGTGCTCCTGAGTATGCCTCCACAGGACAATTGACAACAAAATCTGATGTATATAGTTTTGGTGTTGTGCTTTTGGAGATGATCACAGGTAGAAGAGTCATTGATCATATGAGACCATCAGGGGAGCAAAACTTAGTTACTTGG GCATACCCACTACTCAAAGACAGAAGGAAGTTTACACTAATGGCTGATCCATTGCTAGAAGGGAGATACCCTATAAGGGGTCTGCACCAAGCAATAGCAATAGCAGCAATGTGTCTTCAGGAAGATGCTGAATTAAGGCCTTTGATTAGTGATGTAGTTACAGCTCTTAATGTATTAGCAAGGAAGAATGTAGAATGGAgtgataacaataataatagtaataattcaGTTGAGAGAATGACTTTGATAGATTAG